A single region of the Pontibacter kalidii genome encodes:
- the bioB gene encoding biotin synthase BioB yields the protein MMQNGQNTALRNDWSLEEIEAIYNKPVLELIVEAANVHKQYQATGEVQVCTLLSVKTGGCSEDCAYCPQAARYHTDVDVHKLLSQDQVLTAAQRAKEGGSTRFCMGAAWREVRDNRDFDKVLDMVKGVNDLGLEVCCTLGMVNEYQAEKLKEAGLYAYNHNLDTSEDNYASIITTRTYDDRLNTIDNVRKAGISVCSGGIIGLGETDEDRIKMLHTLSTMVQHPESVPVNALVPVKGTPLEHQPLVSVWEMVRMIATARILMPKSMVRLSAGRERMSVTEQALCFLAGANSIFTGEKLLTTPNPDFDADKAMFELLGLNPRKSFKEVCQPVVG from the coding sequence ATGATGCAGAACGGACAAAACACAGCTCTCCGCAACGACTGGAGTTTGGAAGAAATAGAGGCGATATACAACAAACCCGTACTGGAACTGATTGTAGAGGCAGCTAATGTGCACAAGCAGTACCAGGCCACCGGCGAAGTGCAGGTGTGCACGCTTCTGTCTGTTAAAACCGGCGGTTGCTCCGAAGACTGTGCCTACTGCCCGCAGGCGGCGCGCTACCACACCGATGTGGATGTGCATAAGCTGCTGAGCCAGGACCAGGTGCTGACGGCGGCGCAGCGCGCCAAAGAAGGCGGCTCTACCCGTTTCTGCATGGGCGCGGCCTGGCGCGAGGTGCGCGATAACCGCGACTTCGATAAGGTGCTGGATATGGTGAAAGGTGTGAACGACCTGGGTCTGGAAGTATGCTGCACGCTGGGTATGGTAAACGAGTACCAGGCTGAGAAGCTAAAAGAGGCCGGCCTGTATGCCTACAACCATAACCTGGATACCTCCGAGGATAACTACGCCAGCATCATCACCACCCGTACCTACGACGACCGCCTGAACACGATCGACAACGTGCGCAAAGCGGGTATCTCGGTATGCTCAGGTGGCATTATCGGTTTAGGAGAGACGGACGAAGACCGCATCAAGATGCTGCATACCTTGTCTACCATGGTGCAGCACCCGGAGTCGGTGCCGGTAAACGCACTGGTGCCGGTTAAAGGTACGCCGCTGGAGCACCAGCCGCTGGTGTCGGTGTGGGAGATGGTGCGCATGATCGCCACGGCCCGTATCCTGATGCCGAAGTCGATGGTGCGCCTGTCGGCTGGTCGCGAGCGCATGAGCGTGACAGAACAGGCCCTGTGCTTCCTGGCTGGCGCCAATTCTATCTTTACAGGAGAGAAACTCCTGACTACTCCTAACCCGGATTTTGACGCGGACAAAGCCATGTTCGAGCTGCTGGGCCTGAATCCTAGAAAATCATTCAAAGAAGTATGCCAACCGGTGGTTGGCTAG
- a CDS encoding DUF4145 domain-containing protein, translating into MKLLNEEEFTEYIKSNHQFVLTNDSSSLSSEISSRCDFCQKDAYLKIGSRWHERTYRKDNLPIFATFFIQCPSCKRQSFIQLVVLSRLQESENGSRYVFDYYKLFNLPSQESQFETKDIPAEYRLLKKTVLEAKYALQHSQYMSATIMFRRALQILVKDILGAKGRTLYKELEWLKDNVNALQINLTDVFHDNSSLIRQVGNQGAHPDKDEELQEFSEEDANAVHDLFLLLVNEVFVLPAKIKAMKMELAERRKLK; encoded by the coding sequence ATGAAATTATTAAATGAAGAAGAATTTACTGAGTACATAAAAAGTAATCATCAATTCGTTTTGACAAATGACTCTTCAAGTTTAAGTTCAGAAATATCTAGTAGATGTGACTTTTGTCAAAAAGATGCTTACTTAAAAATAGGTTCTCGGTGGCATGAAAGAACTTACAGAAAAGACAACTTACCAATTTTTGCTACTTTTTTTATTCAATGTCCAAGTTGTAAAAGGCAAAGTTTCATACAATTAGTTGTGCTTTCAAGATTGCAGGAATCTGAAAATGGCAGTAGGTATGTTTTTGATTACTATAAATTATTTAACCTCCCATCTCAAGAATCACAATTTGAGACTAAAGATATACCTGCAGAGTATCGCTTGTTGAAAAAAACAGTATTGGAAGCAAAGTACGCCTTGCAACATTCTCAATACATGTCTGCAACTATTATGTTCAGGCGTGCCCTACAAATTTTAGTTAAGGATATATTAGGAGCCAAAGGCAGAACCTTGTATAAAGAACTAGAATGGCTAAAAGACAATGTAAATGCTTTGCAAATTAATCTAACAGATGTTTTTCATGATAATAGTAGTTTGATTAGACAAGTTGGAAATCAAGGAGCACATCCCGATAAAGACGAAGAATTACAAGAATTTTCTGAAGAAGATGCTAATGCAGTTCACGACTTGTTTTTACTTTTAGTAAATGAAGTTTTTGTACTCCCTGCTAAAATAAAAGCTATGAAAATGGAGCTTGCAGAAAGGCGTAAACTAAAATAA
- a CDS encoding ligand-binding sensor domain-containing protein has product MKKEAGRWLILVLLLLLSASGAEAGAAGRLGFPYIQNYTKQQYKAGNQNWSVTRSPDGVMYYGNSTGLLAYDGNNWQLYQMPHKLIVRAVAADANGRVYAGGFGEMGYWSHDEEGLFRYTSLVGLVPPQHRPADEIWKIYVDGDNVYFQSFTSIFRYQHGKMTVVKASNPFLFLHQAGGRYFAEVISEGLYELRGDSLHFVPGSQQLGSSGILSILPFSEGRILIGTAKNGLFLFDGQQFTPWQNEANEFLKTYQLNNGTLLDGSYYAFGTILNGVVVLDEDGKLVHRLNKSNGLQNNTVLNLFADAAQNLWVGLDNGVDRVEINSPLYFYFDKVGDFGTVYSSIIHGNKIYLGTNQGLYYSNWSPGTPNAAQHLNFRMIENSQGQVWELTVIDGEILCGHNEGTFRVEGSALVKISDVKGGWTIKKLQSDPTVLIQGTYTGLAVYRKGKAGHWAFSHMVSGFGEPGKHVEQDQSGHIWVSHAYKGLYRLALSPDLRQVTDSRSFDESHGLPGSYNVNISRLFNRLLFSTGSGFYHYNEASGRFIPYKELNGKLGPMATSKRVLPATGKKHWFINHGKVALADMSNPQQPRINTSQFSILDGRMVQEYESISKISDTIYLISMDDGFVIYNSEARAQPSMALPSVLIRRVENTAGKQQVLSETGRYRRVLELPYSQNNVRLSYALPYFKQAQVEFQYKLEGYAAEWSPWSDATQKEFTNLGQGEYSFRVRARINGEAVTEATVYRFVVLPPWYATWWAYTLYAVLAAVLLWLGRRLYFRKLQRDQQRIQQRLEQEKQEQLRQEAILHEQKLVKIRNEQLKSELSNKSRELASTALNIVNKNELLQNISHEVNKLQDAEGNRLPERQLKKIQKIILDGMSPQTDWELFENSFNETNANYFKKLKEDYPELTPNDMKLCAYLRMNMSSKEIASLLNITVRGVELRRYRLRKKLNMDPDKNLVEFFMEI; this is encoded by the coding sequence ATGAAGAAAGAAGCAGGACGTTGGCTTATACTCGTGCTGCTGTTGCTGCTGTCTGCTTCCGGGGCAGAGGCAGGGGCGGCAGGCAGGCTAGGTTTTCCATACATTCAGAACTACACAAAGCAACAATATAAAGCCGGTAACCAGAACTGGTCGGTAACGCGCAGCCCCGACGGGGTGATGTACTACGGCAACTCTACCGGTCTGCTGGCTTACGACGGCAATAACTGGCAGCTCTACCAGATGCCCCATAAGCTAATCGTAAGGGCCGTGGCTGCAGACGCCAATGGGCGGGTCTATGCGGGAGGCTTTGGGGAGATGGGCTATTGGAGCCACGACGAAGAGGGGCTCTTCCGCTATACTTCCCTAGTGGGGCTGGTGCCGCCGCAGCACCGGCCTGCAGACGAGATCTGGAAGATCTACGTGGACGGGGACAACGTATACTTTCAGTCCTTTACGAGCATCTTCAGGTACCAGCATGGGAAGATGACCGTGGTGAAAGCGTCGAATCCTTTCCTGTTCCTGCACCAGGCCGGCGGCCGCTACTTCGCAGAGGTCATCTCCGAGGGCCTTTACGAGTTGAGGGGCGACAGCCTGCATTTTGTACCTGGCAGTCAGCAGCTGGGCAGCTCGGGCATTCTGAGCATCCTGCCGTTTTCCGAGGGCAGGATTTTGATCGGCACTGCCAAAAACGGTCTTTTTTTATTTGACGGACAGCAATTTACACCTTGGCAGAACGAGGCAAACGAGTTTCTGAAAACTTACCAGCTCAACAACGGTACCCTGCTCGACGGCAGCTATTATGCCTTCGGAACCATCCTGAACGGGGTGGTAGTGCTGGATGAGGACGGGAAACTGGTGCACCGCCTCAATAAAAGCAACGGCCTCCAGAACAACACTGTGCTCAACCTCTTTGCCGATGCCGCGCAAAACCTATGGGTGGGGCTGGATAACGGCGTCGACCGGGTGGAAATCAACTCGCCGCTATATTTCTACTTCGATAAGGTGGGCGATTTTGGCACCGTATACAGCAGCATCATCCATGGCAATAAAATTTACCTGGGCACCAACCAGGGCCTGTACTATAGCAACTGGAGTCCCGGTACCCCAAATGCGGCCCAGCACCTTAACTTTCGGATGATCGAGAACTCCCAGGGACAGGTATGGGAACTGACTGTTATAGATGGTGAAATTTTGTGTGGCCACAACGAAGGCACTTTCAGAGTAGAGGGAAGTGCGTTGGTCAAAATCTCGGATGTGAAGGGGGGGTGGACGATCAAAAAGCTGCAGTCGGACCCCACGGTGCTGATACAGGGCACCTATACCGGGCTGGCCGTGTACCGCAAGGGCAAAGCAGGGCACTGGGCCTTCTCCCATATGGTCAGTGGCTTTGGCGAGCCGGGCAAGCACGTGGAGCAGGACCAGAGCGGCCATATCTGGGTAAGCCATGCTTACAAGGGGCTTTACAGGTTAGCGCTGAGCCCCGACCTGCGGCAGGTAACCGATAGCAGGAGCTTCGACGAAAGCCACGGCTTGCCCGGTAGCTATAATGTAAATATTTCCCGGCTCTTCAACCGCCTGCTGTTTTCCACCGGCAGCGGGTTCTACCATTACAACGAGGCTTCCGGCAGGTTTATCCCTTACAAGGAGCTGAATGGCAAGCTGGGGCCAATGGCCACCTCTAAGCGTGTACTGCCGGCCACCGGTAAAAAGCATTGGTTCATCAACCACGGCAAGGTGGCGCTGGCAGACATGAGCAATCCGCAGCAGCCCCGCATCAACACGAGCCAGTTCAGCATTCTGGACGGCCGAATGGTGCAGGAATACGAGAGCATCAGCAAGATCAGCGACACCATTTACCTGATAAGTATGGACGACGGTTTTGTGATCTATAACTCGGAGGCCAGGGCGCAGCCAAGTATGGCGCTGCCGTCTGTCCTTATCCGGAGGGTGGAGAATACCGCGGGTAAACAGCAGGTGCTAAGCGAGACAGGCAGGTACAGGCGCGTGTTGGAGCTGCCTTACAGCCAGAATAACGTGCGGCTGTCTTACGCTTTGCCCTACTTTAAGCAGGCGCAGGTGGAGTTTCAGTATAAGCTGGAGGGGTACGCCGCTGAATGGTCGCCGTGGAGCGACGCTACGCAGAAAGAGTTCACCAACCTGGGGCAGGGCGAGTATAGCTTTAGGGTGCGCGCCCGCATAAACGGCGAGGCCGTAACAGAGGCCACCGTATACCGGTTTGTGGTGTTGCCGCCCTGGTACGCCACCTGGTGGGCTTATACTTTGTACGCCGTGCTGGCGGCGGTGCTGCTCTGGCTGGGCCGAAGGCTATACTTCAGAAAGCTGCAGCGCGATCAGCAGCGCATCCAGCAAAGGCTGGAGCAGGAGAAGCAGGAGCAACTGCGGCAGGAGGCTATCCTGCACGAGCAGAAACTGGTGAAGATACGGAACGAGCAGCTGAAGTCGGAGCTCTCGAACAAGAGTCGCGAGCTGGCCAGCACCGCCCTCAACATCGTGAACAAGAACGAGCTGCTGCAGAACATCAGCCATGAGGTAAACAAGCTGCAGGATGCCGAGGGCAACAGGCTGCCGGAGCGGCAACTAAAGAAAATCCAAAAAATCATACTGGATGGCATGAGCCCCCAGACCGATTGGGAACTGTTTGAGAATAGCTTTAACGAGACCAATGCCAACTACTTTAAGAAGCTGAAAGAGGACTATCCCGAGCTCACCCCAAACGATATGAAGCTATGCGCCTACCTGCGCATGAACATGTCGAGCAAGGAGATCGCCTCGCTGCTGAACATTACGGTGCGGGGGGTGGAACTGCGCCGTTACCGCCTCCGCAAAAAGCTGAACATGGATCCCGATAAGAACCTGGTGGAGTTCTTCATGGAGATTTAG
- a CDS encoding SusC/RagA family TonB-linked outer membrane protein, producing the protein MKRKFILLVMCLLAVHLSFAQNTISVQGRVTDATTGQPLIGAGVVVQGTTTGTQTNADGSYTLNAPADGTLSFNYLGYRNLQVPINNRTTIDVQLETDAEALQEVVVVGYGVQEKRDITGSISSVEGEEIARQASQNPVSNIQGKVAGVQISNSGQPGASPTVRIRGTGSVFGDPGPLYVVDGTIVQDLSFLNPNDIASMEILKDASSAAIYGLRAANGVILVTTKRGRAGEARINYNGFVGVQRVTNKVDLANSQQYAELINQKEGSEIVDPNLPSTDWYDEILRTASIHNHQVSFSGGSDKITYSASAGYLNQEGIIDGNKYERITARLQTDFNATEHIKLGYNAIFYDYNSDDVPGGVTYQAYVVPPVVPVFKADGNYGDPANLGLGTFGNPRAALDWYNQISNGQNLTGSAFGEVNFLENFTFRSSLGLSYAINEYRNYVSEDSLTTTQVARRSTLTKSRSKFTRWLWENTLTFDKQFGDHEVTALLGYSAQEDNEEALIGSANDVPFESEATLYLGLGDPETFFITNTADKLTLLSYFGRVNYNYKNRYLLTATLRRDGSSKFPEDERFDYFPAIGLGWVVSEESFMQNQQVLDYFKLRGSWGKLGNSRIPSNITILRPDLDNPIYTAVFGGVVYPGGTINLAVPPTLFWEVVKETDIGAEFAFLDNRLTAEIDWYNRETEDAIFNTPLPATLGTLTSDIFGNFASFRNRGLEFVATWNQDVTVDFSYSISGNFSTNKNEVTEVATGLPQFSGGLPVGRIFTSVTRVGDPIGSFYGYEVEGIFQNEQEIANSAQANVTNIEPGDFRYRDLNGDNVIDANDKTIIGNPNPGFYYGLNTNFRYRNWDFQLDFQGVGDVDVYNANKGVRIGNENYTEDFYENRWSGPGSTNTYPSPDLKDANIQANSWYVEDGSYMRIRNLQLGYTLPSALTSGWKMERIRLYVNAQNPVTWFDYTGFTPEVGGAPNSAGVDLNVYPLSATYNFGVDVNF; encoded by the coding sequence ATGAAGAGAAAATTTATACTACTCGTCATGTGCCTGCTGGCGGTTCACCTCTCGTTTGCACAGAATACAATTTCGGTGCAGGGTAGGGTAACCGATGCCACCACCGGGCAACCGCTGATCGGGGCGGGTGTTGTGGTGCAGGGCACCACAACCGGAACTCAGACCAATGCTGATGGCAGCTATACTTTAAATGCCCCGGCAGACGGTACCCTTTCGTTTAATTACCTTGGTTATAGAAACCTGCAGGTGCCCATTAATAACCGTACGACTATTGATGTACAGCTGGAGACAGACGCTGAGGCACTGCAAGAGGTGGTAGTGGTAGGCTATGGTGTGCAGGAGAAACGGGATATTACAGGTTCCATCAGCTCTGTAGAAGGAGAGGAGATTGCCAGGCAGGCATCACAGAACCCGGTCAGCAATATCCAGGGTAAAGTGGCAGGGGTGCAGATTTCGAACAGCGGCCAGCCAGGGGCATCGCCTACCGTGCGCATACGGGGTACAGGCTCTGTTTTTGGAGATCCGGGCCCTTTATATGTGGTAGATGGTACTATTGTGCAGGATCTCAGCTTCCTGAACCCCAATGATATTGCCTCCATGGAAATCCTGAAGGATGCCTCCAGTGCTGCAATCTACGGCTTGCGTGCAGCCAACGGCGTAATACTGGTTACGACCAAGCGCGGAAGGGCTGGTGAGGCGCGCATCAACTACAATGGATTTGTAGGAGTGCAGCGCGTGACAAACAAGGTTGATTTAGCAAATTCGCAGCAGTATGCAGAACTGATCAACCAGAAAGAAGGATCAGAAATCGTAGACCCTAACCTTCCCTCTACAGATTGGTATGATGAAATCCTGCGTACAGCCAGCATTCACAACCACCAGGTGAGCTTTTCCGGAGGGTCTGATAAGATTACCTATAGTGCCAGCGCTGGTTATCTGAACCAGGAAGGCATTATCGACGGAAACAAGTATGAGCGTATTACGGCGCGCCTGCAAACAGACTTCAATGCCACAGAGCACATAAAGCTGGGCTATAACGCCATTTTCTATGATTATAACTCAGACGATGTGCCAGGCGGCGTTACGTACCAGGCCTATGTGGTTCCCCCGGTTGTGCCGGTATTTAAGGCTGACGGTAATTATGGCGACCCGGCAAACCTTGGCCTCGGCACTTTCGGCAACCCCAGGGCTGCGCTTGATTGGTACAACCAAATCTCCAACGGCCAGAACCTGACTGGTAGTGCCTTCGGTGAGGTCAACTTCCTGGAGAACTTTACGTTCCGCTCCAGCCTCGGGCTTTCCTACGCTATCAACGAGTACCGCAACTATGTATCCGAGGACTCGCTTACAACCACGCAGGTTGCCCGACGCAGCACCCTCACAAAATCCAGAAGTAAGTTTACCCGTTGGCTCTGGGAGAATACCCTTACCTTCGATAAGCAGTTCGGAGACCACGAGGTAACTGCCTTGCTGGGGTACTCGGCGCAGGAGGATAATGAAGAGGCCTTGATCGGCTCCGCCAACGATGTGCCTTTCGAGTCGGAGGCGACGCTGTACTTAGGCTTAGGAGACCCGGAAACCTTTTTTATCACCAACACTGCTGATAAACTTACCCTGCTCTCTTATTTCGGCCGCGTAAACTATAACTACAAGAACCGGTACTTACTCACGGCCACACTCCGACGCGACGGCTCCTCTAAATTCCCGGAGGATGAACGTTTTGACTACTTTCCAGCAATAGGCTTAGGCTGGGTAGTCTCTGAGGAATCGTTTATGCAGAACCAGCAAGTGCTGGATTACTTTAAACTGCGCGGCAGTTGGGGCAAACTGGGTAACAGCCGTATTCCTTCCAACATAACCATTCTGCGGCCGGACCTGGACAATCCAATCTATACAGCTGTTTTTGGCGGGGTGGTGTACCCGGGTGGTACCATCAACCTGGCGGTTCCACCAACTCTGTTTTGGGAAGTGGTGAAAGAGACAGACATCGGGGCAGAATTTGCTTTCCTGGACAACAGGCTTACAGCTGAAATCGACTGGTACAATCGTGAGACGGAGGACGCCATTTTCAATACGCCGCTGCCTGCCACACTAGGTACACTGACAAGTGATATTTTTGGAAACTTTGCCAGCTTCCGTAACAGAGGGCTCGAGTTTGTTGCTACCTGGAATCAGGATGTCACCGTTGATTTCAGCTACTCTATAAGCGGCAACTTCTCAACCAACAAGAACGAGGTGACCGAGGTGGCTACAGGTTTGCCCCAGTTTAGTGGAGGACTCCCTGTGGGCCGCATCTTTACCAGCGTAACCCGTGTAGGCGACCCGATCGGGTCCTTTTATGGCTATGAGGTGGAAGGCATCTTCCAAAATGAGCAGGAGATAGCAAACTCTGCCCAGGCTAACGTGACTAACATAGAGCCCGGAGACTTCCGCTACCGCGACCTGAACGGCGACAATGTGATCGACGCGAATGACAAGACGATCATTGGCAATCCAAACCCAGGGTTCTACTATGGCTTAAACACGAACTTTAGGTACAGAAACTGGGATTTCCAGTTAGACTTTCAGGGCGTTGGCGATGTAGACGTGTATAATGCAAACAAAGGAGTAAGGATCGGCAACGAGAACTATACAGAAGACTTTTATGAAAACCGCTGGAGTGGGCCGGGGTCTACCAATACCTATCCAAGTCCTGACTTAAAAGATGCTAACATTCAGGCTAACAGTTGGTATGTGGAGGATGGTAGCTACATGCGTATCCGAAATCTGCAGTTGGGTTATACCCTGCCAAGTGCACTTACCAGTGGCTGGAAAATGGAGCGCATCAGACTCTATGTAAATGCGCAGAACCCGGTTACCTGGTTCGACTACACAGGCTTTACACCTGAGGTAGGAGGAGCCCCCAACAGCGCAGGCGTAGACTTGAACGTGTACCCGCTTTCTGCCACTTATAACTTTGGTGTAGATGTTAACTTCTAA
- a CDS encoding RagB/SusD family nutrient uptake outer membrane protein, protein MEKNRKRGRGKALIVLGVLLLSGLYACKEEEFLDVQPQGETTSETFFVTPEDAIRSVNAIYGNLREWKVAAFANLAMTNIASDNAEKGSDPGDAAFMNDFDNFTISPTQFILDDYWTGQYQAINLTNQAITNIPNIEMDQALKDRLIAEAKFLRAYHYFNLVRAFGDVPLLTRVPTEPEELNPVRTPKEQVYQQIIQDLTDAAQVLPQSYDAANVGRVTEGAALTLLAKVQMYQENWQAVYDLTSQVMSMGYSLTPNYYDIFRISGENNSESIFEVQATTIPGNCGASNLQWGEVQGVRPQFGWGFGIPTEDLVNAYEEGDERLDATILFRGETTPEGDKIDENASNPRYNQKAYVPSYVTRECGYAKDQNMRILRYAEVLLMHAEAANELGMTQEALDALNQVRERAGLDPITSASQEELRNIIWHERRVELALEGDRFFDLVRQGRAAEVLQAQGKQFTEGVNEVYPIPQRQIDLSNGVLTQNPGY, encoded by the coding sequence ATGGAAAAGAACAGAAAGAGGGGCAGAGGAAAGGCTTTAATTGTGCTAGGCGTACTGTTGCTTAGCGGGCTGTATGCCTGTAAGGAGGAGGAGTTCCTGGATGTGCAACCTCAGGGTGAAACAACCAGCGAGACATTCTTCGTGACACCTGAGGATGCGATCAGATCGGTGAACGCGATTTATGGCAACCTGCGGGAGTGGAAAGTTGCCGCGTTTGCCAACCTGGCGATGACGAACATTGCCTCAGACAATGCAGAGAAAGGGAGTGATCCCGGAGACGCTGCATTCATGAACGATTTCGATAACTTCACCATTTCTCCCACTCAATTTATTCTGGATGACTACTGGACTGGCCAGTACCAGGCCATCAACCTGACAAACCAGGCGATCACGAACATCCCGAACATTGAGATGGATCAGGCGCTGAAGGATCGCCTGATTGCGGAGGCTAAGTTTCTGCGTGCCTATCATTACTTCAACCTTGTCAGAGCCTTCGGCGATGTGCCGCTGCTCACGCGTGTTCCAACAGAACCGGAGGAACTGAACCCGGTGCGCACTCCAAAAGAGCAGGTATACCAACAAATTATTCAGGATCTGACAGATGCAGCGCAGGTGCTGCCTCAGAGTTATGATGCAGCCAATGTTGGCCGCGTTACCGAAGGGGCCGCACTTACCCTTCTGGCAAAGGTGCAGATGTACCAGGAGAACTGGCAGGCAGTGTATGACCTTACCAGCCAGGTAATGAGCATGGGCTACTCGCTCACACCGAATTACTACGACATCTTCCGTATTTCAGGGGAGAATAACAGTGAGTCTATTTTTGAGGTGCAGGCCACGACCATACCCGGAAACTGTGGGGCGTCTAACCTGCAGTGGGGGGAAGTACAGGGAGTTCGCCCCCAGTTCGGCTGGGGATTTGGCATACCTACTGAGGACCTGGTCAATGCCTACGAAGAGGGAGATGAGCGCCTGGACGCTACTATTTTGTTTAGAGGGGAAACAACCCCTGAAGGCGATAAGATCGATGAGAATGCATCAAATCCGCGGTATAACCAAAAGGCCTATGTACCAAGCTACGTAACGCGGGAGTGTGGTTATGCTAAAGATCAGAACATGCGCATTTTACGCTATGCAGAGGTGCTTTTGATGCATGCCGAGGCCGCCAATGAGCTAGGCATGACCCAGGAGGCACTGGATGCACTGAACCAGGTGCGCGAGAGAGCTGGTTTAGATCCAATCACGTCTGCTTCGCAGGAGGAGTTGCGCAACATTATCTGGCACGAACGCCGGGTGGAGCTCGCGCTGGAAGGGGATCGCTTCTTTGACCTGGTGAGACAAGGCAGAGCAGCGGAGGTGCTGCAAGCGCAAGGGAAACAGTTTACAGAAGGTGTAAATGAGGTATATCCTATTCCACAGCGCCAGATAGACCTCAGCAACGGTGTGCTTACCCAGAACCCGGGTTATTAA
- a CDS encoding glucoamylase family protein: MLNKQLWYCCLLLLCTLLSCKGEADEEQPAPGPTDPVAPSEPTAAEDKALLDEVQESTFRYFWDFAHPASGMARERSSSGDLVTTGGTGFGVQAILVGVHRGWITREQAVERLNKLSDFLAKADRFHGVWPHWLHGNTGATIPFSPKDNGGDLVETSFLMNGLLTARTYFNGGGAEAELRQKITQLWETVEWDWYASRGDGKLYWHWSPTYGWEMNMPLQGWNEALITYVLAAASPTHPISPEVYRNTWVSANFGAAQNYGGYTLKMGPAYGGPLFFAHYSFLSLDPRQLEDTYTNYWQQNLNHTMVNRSYSLSSAPQSYGYTESFWGLTASDDPDGYAAHSPANDNGTVAPTAALGSFPYTPYYSMQVLRKMYKGLRSRMVGEYGLKDAHNKARNWTATDHLAIDQGPIVVMIENYRSGLLWGLFTNLPEVQTGLSKLGFRKPTYDTGFPLVTPDIRTSQVDLLRHPDKDNYLIDVATKEAGSYTLKLLQEDGTELKTIWNNESKSAGLEQVALGQELAPGKYKLLLRSGATSKEILLYLH; encoded by the coding sequence ATGTTGAACAAACAGCTATGGTACTGCTGCCTGCTACTGCTATGCACACTGCTGTCCTGCAAGGGCGAGGCAGATGAGGAGCAGCCTGCACCGGGACCAACTGATCCTGTAGCCCCCTCAGAACCCACGGCAGCAGAAGATAAAGCCCTGCTGGATGAAGTACAGGAGAGTACCTTCCGCTACTTTTGGGACTTTGCCCATCCTGCCAGTGGTATGGCGCGTGAGCGCAGCAGCTCCGGCGACCTCGTAACCACAGGCGGCACCGGCTTCGGCGTGCAGGCTATACTTGTAGGAGTGCACCGCGGCTGGATCACACGTGAGCAGGCTGTAGAACGACTAAACAAACTTTCAGATTTTCTGGCCAAGGCCGATCGTTTTCATGGCGTATGGCCACACTGGCTGCATGGCAATACCGGCGCCACCATTCCTTTTAGCCCCAAAGATAACGGCGGCGATCTGGTGGAGACATCCTTTCTGATGAACGGCCTGCTTACGGCCCGCACCTACTTTAATGGCGGCGGCGCAGAGGCAGAGCTCCGGCAAAAGATCACCCAGCTCTGGGAAACAGTGGAGTGGGACTGGTACGCCTCGCGTGGTGACGGCAAGCTCTACTGGCACTGGAGCCCCACCTATGGCTGGGAGATGAACATGCCCCTACAGGGCTGGAACGAGGCACTGATCACCTACGTGCTGGCCGCCGCCTCGCCCACCCACCCCATCTCGCCGGAAGTATACCGGAATACCTGGGTGAGCGCCAACTTCGGGGCCGCACAGAACTACGGCGGCTATACCTTGAAAATGGGACCGGCCTATGGTGGTCCGCTGTTCTTTGCCCACTACTCTTTCCTGAGCCTCGACCCGCGGCAGCTGGAAGATACCTATACGAACTACTGGCAGCAAAACCTGAACCATACCATGGTGAACCGCTCCTACAGCCTCAGTTCTGCGCCGCAGAGCTACGGCTACACCGAGAGCTTCTGGGGCCTTACGGCTTCCGATGATCCGGATGGTTATGCCGCTCACTCACCCGCCAACGACAATGGCACGGTGGCACCCACGGCGGCGCTGGGTTCTTTCCCCTACACACCCTATTACAGCATGCAGGTGCTCCGGAAAATGTACAAGGGCCTTCGCAGCCGGATGGTGGGGGAGTATGGCTTAAAGGACGCGCATAACAAGGCCCGTAACTGGACAGCCACCGACCACCTGGCCATCGATCAGGGGCCGATTGTGGTGATGATAGAGAATTACCGCAGCGGACTGCTCTGGGGCCTGTTTACTAACCTGCCCGAAGTACAGACCGGGCTTTCCAAACTGGGCTTCCGAAAACCGACCTACGATACAGGCTTTCCGCTGGTAACACCCGATATCAGAACAAGCCAGGTAGATCTGTTGCGCCACCCGGACAAGGACAACTACCTGATCGATGTGGCCACGAAAGAAGCTGGGAGCTATACCCTAAAACTGCTGCAAGAGGACGGCACGGAGCTAAAAACGATCTGGAACAACGAGAGCAAAAGTGCTGGACTGGAGCAGGTGGCGCTGGGGCAGGAACTGGCGCCGGGAAAGTATAAACTGCTGCTCCGTTCGGGCGCTACATCTAAAGAGATCCTGCTTTACCTCCATTAA